A part of Myxococcus landrumus genomic DNA contains:
- a CDS encoding M3 family metallopeptidase, with translation MLAGCLGSSARTSERAGGAHASLVPRAGLLLAATPERFMEACRRDIQEARKAVARLTTSRPEHAAAEELLTTYDDAMALLDDAVGRSAIGANVHPDSAFRAAAERCEQSVERVRTDISLDRRVYDILAALDLRRQDATTRRWVARVLRGFQRAGVDRDAATRERVRELQEELIVLGQEFSRHIHDDVRNLDVPPSALAGLPDDYVRAHPPGADGSVRLATNSADMGPFMTYAQDASTRESLWRLGRRRGHPHNLDTLARMLHARHALATLLGYPNWAAYAAEDKMVRQQQVAANFIEELAAAVSGRMREEYAALLERKRRDVPDATRVEPWEQAWLEERVRAERYRFDSRELRPYFEYSRVKQGVLDLTADLFGLTYRRVTDVPVWHEDVEVWDVYEGTERRGRFYLDMHPRPGKYTHAAQWDLAVGREGKSLPEGVLTCNFPRPGNRPALLQHSEVRAFFHEFGHLLHHLLGGRARWAGLSGTRTEGDFVEAPAQVLEEWSWSAESLQRFARHIDTGAPMPEDLISRMRHADSFGKGLWVRQQLFYAAVSLHLHDNTNPVDTDDSTPLVMELQERYLPFRAVDGTYAHLAFTQLDGDYSALYYSYLWSLVIARDLLTPFEQHGMMDTTTAHRYRDTVLSPGGSKDAADLVRDFLGRGYDFGAYSRWLQGR, from the coding sequence ATGCTCGCGGGGTGTCTGGGCTCGTCCGCCCGGACATCTGAACGCGCGGGCGGCGCGCACGCGTCGCTCGTACCCAGGGCTGGACTGCTCCTGGCGGCCACTCCCGAGCGCTTCATGGAAGCGTGCCGGCGGGACATCCAGGAAGCGCGCAAGGCCGTCGCGCGGCTGACAACCTCAAGGCCGGAGCACGCGGCGGCCGAGGAGCTGCTCACCACGTACGACGACGCCATGGCGCTCCTCGACGATGCGGTGGGCCGCTCGGCCATTGGCGCCAACGTGCACCCGGACTCGGCCTTCCGGGCCGCCGCGGAGCGGTGCGAGCAGTCCGTGGAGCGCGTGCGCACGGACATCTCGCTGGACCGCCGCGTCTACGACATCCTGGCCGCGCTCGACCTGCGACGACAGGACGCGACGACGCGCCGCTGGGTGGCGCGAGTGCTGCGAGGCTTCCAGCGCGCCGGAGTCGACCGGGACGCCGCCACGCGGGAGCGCGTGCGGGAGCTGCAAGAAGAGCTCATCGTGCTGGGGCAGGAGTTCAGCCGGCACATCCACGACGACGTGCGCAACCTGGACGTGCCTCCGTCCGCGCTGGCGGGGCTGCCCGACGACTACGTCCGCGCCCACCCGCCGGGCGCCGACGGGAGCGTGCGCCTGGCGACGAACTCCGCGGACATGGGGCCCTTCATGACGTACGCCCAGGACGCTTCCACGCGCGAGTCGCTGTGGCGCCTGGGCCGGCGCCGGGGCCATCCGCACAACCTGGACACGCTGGCGAGGATGCTCCATGCGCGCCACGCGCTGGCCACGCTGCTGGGCTATCCGAACTGGGCCGCCTACGCCGCCGAGGACAAGATGGTGCGCCAGCAGCAGGTGGCCGCCAACTTCATCGAGGAGCTGGCCGCCGCCGTCTCCGGGCGCATGCGCGAGGAGTACGCGGCGCTGCTGGAGCGCAAGCGCCGGGACGTGCCGGACGCCACCCGCGTGGAGCCCTGGGAGCAGGCGTGGCTGGAGGAGCGCGTGCGCGCGGAGCGCTACCGCTTCGACTCGCGCGAGCTGCGGCCGTACTTCGAATACTCCCGCGTGAAGCAGGGCGTGCTGGACCTCACGGCGGACCTCTTTGGCCTCACCTACCGCCGCGTGACGGACGTGCCCGTCTGGCACGAGGACGTGGAGGTCTGGGACGTCTACGAAGGCACCGAGCGGCGAGGCCGCTTCTACCTGGACATGCACCCGCGCCCGGGCAAGTACACCCACGCCGCGCAGTGGGACCTGGCCGTGGGCCGCGAGGGGAAGTCCCTGCCGGAGGGCGTGCTGACGTGCAACTTCCCGCGCCCCGGCAACCGCCCCGCGCTGCTCCAGCACTCGGAGGTGCGCGCGTTCTTCCACGAGTTCGGCCACCTGCTGCACCACCTCCTGGGAGGCCGCGCGCGCTGGGCGGGCCTGTCCGGCACGCGCACCGAGGGCGACTTCGTGGAGGCGCCCGCGCAGGTGCTGGAGGAGTGGTCCTGGAGCGCGGAGTCGCTCCAGCGCTTCGCGCGCCACATCGACACGGGCGCGCCCATGCCGGAGGACCTCATCTCGCGGATGCGCCACGCGGACTCGTTCGGCAAGGGCCTGTGGGTCCGCCAGCAGCTCTTCTACGCGGCCGTCAGCCTCCACCTCCACGACAACACCAACCCGGTGGACACCGATGACTCCACGCCGCTCGTGATGGAGCTCCAGGAACGCTACCTGCCATTCCGCGCGGTGGACGGCACCTACGCCCACCTCGCCTTCACCCAGCTCGACGGCGACTACTCCGCGCTCTACTACTCGTACCTCTGGTCGCTCGTCATCGCGCGGGACTTGCTCACGCCCTTCGAGCAGCACGGGATGATGGACACCACCACCGCCCACCGGTACCGCGACACGGTGCTGTCACCCGGCGGCTCCAAGGACGCGGCGGATCTGGTTCGCGACTTTCTGGGCCGTGGCTACGACTTCGGGGCGTACTCGCGTTGGCTGCAGGGCCGCTGA
- the ggt gene encoding gamma-glutamyltransferase, giving the protein MNETSVERQPSRKSARVQVALVRSLAVAVLLLACVASAARPYRGGVVATAYPQASEAALKMLDRGGNAVDAAVAAAFVAAVVGPYHSGVGGGGFALVHDAKTGATRALDFREVAPKAATRDMFLKDGKVVPTLSTDGVLSVAVPGAVAGYLELLKTHGTLPPSVVLAPAIEAARKGLWVTPRYRSMTAGRLECLRKDPEASRIFLLKNAQGEMDVPPIGHLVRQPDLARTLSVLAKQGAKGFYTGPVAQGIVDTVRSGGGILTLEDLASYKTRPREPLAGSYRGHRILTMPPPSAGGVALLQVLGAMEILRPQGFTLKDPEVVHLYVEAVRRAYVDRAKYLGDPDFSDVPTARLISPGHIADLAGSIDPKKATSSLSLLPQSPNTQGSTLTDKPATLTPEPERKNTTHISVMDKHGNTVAMTTTVNYGYGSCVVAKGTGVLLNDEMDDFAAQPGVPNAYGLVTGEPNAIVPGKVPQSSMTPTLVFSKQEPTRVMLAVGSPGGSTIPTTVIQVISNIVDGGMDVARAVGEGRVHHQYLPDEMWVDRWGLEPATLSALEAKGHKVRRVEQWGDAEAVFIDSTTGLRFSGSDPRNEGFAVGQD; this is encoded by the coding sequence GTGAACGAGACGAGCGTCGAGAGGCAGCCCTCGCGGAAGAGCGCGAGGGTTCAGGTGGCGTTGGTACGAAGCCTGGCGGTGGCGGTGTTGCTCCTGGCGTGCGTGGCCTCCGCGGCGAGGCCGTACCGGGGCGGCGTGGTGGCCACGGCGTATCCTCAGGCCAGTGAGGCGGCCCTGAAGATGCTCGACCGGGGAGGCAACGCGGTGGACGCGGCGGTGGCCGCAGCCTTCGTGGCGGCCGTCGTCGGGCCGTACCACTCGGGCGTGGGCGGCGGCGGCTTCGCGCTGGTGCACGACGCGAAGACGGGCGCGACACGGGCGCTGGACTTCCGCGAGGTGGCGCCCAAGGCGGCCACGCGCGACATGTTCCTCAAGGACGGCAAGGTGGTGCCGACGCTGTCCACGGATGGCGTGCTGAGCGTCGCCGTGCCGGGCGCGGTGGCGGGATATCTGGAGCTGCTCAAGACGCACGGCACGCTGCCCCCGTCCGTCGTGCTGGCGCCCGCCATCGAAGCGGCGCGCAAGGGGCTGTGGGTGACGCCGCGCTACCGCTCCATGACGGCGGGCCGGCTGGAGTGCCTGCGCAAGGACCCGGAGGCGTCGCGCATCTTCCTCTTGAAGAACGCGCAAGGAGAGATGGACGTGCCGCCCATCGGGCACCTCGTGCGCCAGCCGGACCTGGCGCGCACGCTCTCCGTCCTCGCGAAGCAGGGCGCGAAGGGCTTCTACACGGGGCCCGTGGCCCAGGGCATCGTGGACACGGTGCGCTCGGGCGGCGGCATCCTCACGCTGGAGGACCTGGCCTCCTACAAGACGCGCCCCCGCGAGCCCCTGGCGGGCAGCTACCGCGGCCACCGCATCCTCACCATGCCTCCGCCCAGCGCGGGTGGCGTGGCGCTGCTCCAGGTGCTGGGCGCGATGGAAATCCTCCGGCCGCAGGGCTTCACGCTGAAGGACCCGGAGGTGGTGCACCTCTACGTGGAAGCGGTGCGACGCGCGTACGTGGACCGCGCGAAGTACCTGGGCGACCCGGACTTCTCCGACGTGCCCACCGCGCGGCTGATTTCGCCGGGGCACATCGCGGACCTGGCCGGCTCCATCGACCCGAAGAAGGCCACCTCCAGCCTCTCGCTGCTGCCCCAGTCGCCCAACACGCAGGGCTCCACGCTGACGGACAAGCCCGCCACGCTGACGCCGGAGCCCGAGCGCAAGAACACCACGCACATCTCCGTCATGGACAAGCACGGCAACACGGTGGCGATGACGACGACGGTGAACTACGGCTACGGCTCGTGTGTGGTGGCCAAGGGCACCGGCGTGCTGCTCAACGACGAGATGGATGACTTCGCCGCGCAGCCTGGCGTGCCCAACGCGTACGGACTCGTCACGGGCGAGCCCAACGCGATTGTTCCGGGCAAGGTGCCCCAGTCCTCCATGACGCCCACGCTGGTGTTCTCCAAGCAGGAGCCCACGCGCGTCATGCTGGCGGTGGGCAGCCCCGGCGGCTCCACCATCCCCACCACCGTCATCCAGGTCATCAGCAACATCGTGGACGGCGGCATGGACGTGGCGCGCGCGGTGGGCGAAGGCCGCGTCCATCACCAGTACCTGCCGGACGAGATGTGGGTGGACCGGTGGGGCCTGGAGCCGGCCACGCTGTCCGCGCTGGAGGCCAAGGGACACAAGGTTCGCCGGGTGGAACAATGGGGCGACGCGGAGGCGGTCTTCATCGACTCGACGACAGGTCTGCGCTTCTCCGGAAGCGACCCTCGCAACGAGGGCTTCGCCGTGGGACAGGATTGA
- a CDS encoding TatD family hydrolase, producing the protein MPEPLPIFDAHLHPESLSDQDLESMRFFGVEQALVVAHHFPEPTSKGLLRHFDDVVERQLPRLEKVGIRAWAALGVHPRCIPRRGLSEVLSALPDYFQGGRVVALGETGLHAGGEEEEESFLEQLALARRLKLRVIVHTPLVDKERHTRRILTLLRQSGVLPSRVLVDHATTRTVRTILEVGHWAGLTLHPEALAAERAVALVRRLGSERLVLNSDAGDGAGDILGLARVANLLSKARLSERIVRRVVRENAARFLQVGT; encoded by the coding sequence GTGCCCGAGCCCCTCCCCATCTTCGACGCGCACCTGCACCCCGAGAGCCTGAGCGACCAGGACCTCGAGTCGATGCGCTTCTTCGGAGTGGAGCAGGCGCTCGTGGTGGCGCACCACTTCCCGGAGCCCACGTCCAAGGGACTCTTGCGTCACTTCGATGACGTGGTGGAGCGGCAGCTTCCCCGGCTGGAGAAGGTGGGCATCCGCGCCTGGGCCGCGCTGGGTGTCCACCCTCGCTGCATCCCCCGGCGCGGCCTGTCCGAGGTCCTCTCCGCCCTGCCCGACTACTTCCAGGGCGGCCGCGTCGTGGCGCTCGGCGAGACGGGACTGCACGCGGGAGGAGAGGAAGAAGAGGAGTCCTTCCTGGAGCAGCTCGCGCTGGCGCGCCGCCTCAAGCTGCGCGTCATCGTCCACACGCCGCTGGTGGACAAGGAGCGCCACACGCGCCGCATCCTCACCCTGCTGCGCCAGTCCGGAGTGCTGCCCTCGCGAGTGCTCGTGGACCACGCCACCACGCGCACCGTGCGCACCATCCTGGAAGTGGGACACTGGGCCGGGCTCACGCTGCACCCGGAGGCCCTCGCCGCGGAGCGCGCCGTGGCCCTGGTCCGCCGGCTGGGCAGTGAGCGGCTGGTCCTCAACTCCGACGCGGGGGACGGCGCGGGCGACATCCTGGGACTGGCTCGCGTCGCCAACCTCCTGTCCAAGGCCCGCCTCTCCGAGCGCATCGTGCGGCGCGTCGTGAGGGAGAACGCCGCCCGCTTCCTCCAGGTAGGAACCTGA